A single Ammospiza caudacuta isolate bAmmCau1 chromosome 6, bAmmCau1.pri, whole genome shotgun sequence DNA region contains:
- the NDUFS8 gene encoding NADH dehydrogenase [ubiquinone] iron-sulfur protein 8, mitochondrial isoform X1, with translation MRSARGGEQGSGRRRALGAGPAMAALRLLYQAARAGPLAPLGSLRPLSTSTPRDCYKYVNIREPAMDMRSITDRAAQTLLWTELVRGLAMTLSYLFREPATINYPFEKGPLSPRFRGEHALRRYPSGEERCIACKLCEAVCPAQAITIEAEPRADGSRRTTRYDIDMTKCIYCGFCQEACPVDAIVEGPNFEFSTETHEELLYNKEKLLNNGDKWEAEIAANIQADYLYR, from the exons ATGCGCAGTGCCCGCGGGGGCGAGCAGGGGTCAGGACGGCGGAGGGCCCTTGGGGCAG GACCAGCCATGGCAGCGCTGCGACTGCTGTACCAGGCTGCCCGTGCAG gtCCCCTGGCCCCACTGGGCTCCCTGCGCCCGCTCAGCACGAGCACCCCCAGGGACTGTTACA AGTACGTCAACATCCGGGAGCCAGCCATGGACATGCGATCCATCACCGACCGCGCCGCCCAGACCCTGCTCTGGACTGAGCTCGTCCGAG GCCTGGCCATGACCCTGAGCTACCTTTTCCGTGAGCCGGCCACCATCAATTACCCGTTTGAGAAGGGCCCGCTGAGCCCGCGGTTCCGCGGGGAGCACGCGCTGCGCCGGTACCCGTCCGGGGAGGAGCGCTGCATCGCCTGCAAGCTCTGCGAGGCCGTGTGCCCGGCACAG GCCATCACCATCGAGGCCGAGCCCCGCGCTGACGGCAGCCGCCGCACCACGCGCTACGACATCGACATGACCAAGTGCATCTACTGCGGCTTCTGCCAGGAGGCCTGTCCTGTGGATGCCATTGTGGAG GGCCCCAACTTCGAGTTCTCGACGGAGACGCACGAGGAGCTGCTCTACAACAAGGAGAAGCTGCTCAACAACGGTGACAAGTGGGAGGCCGAGATTGCAGCCAACATCCAGGCTGATTACCTGTACCGGTGA
- the NDUFS8 gene encoding NADH dehydrogenase [ubiquinone] iron-sulfur protein 8, mitochondrial isoform X2 produces the protein MAALRLLYQAARAGPLAPLGSLRPLSTSTPRDCYKYVNIREPAMDMRSITDRAAQTLLWTELVRGLAMTLSYLFREPATINYPFEKGPLSPRFRGEHALRRYPSGEERCIACKLCEAVCPAQAITIEAEPRADGSRRTTRYDIDMTKCIYCGFCQEACPVDAIVEGPNFEFSTETHEELLYNKEKLLNNGDKWEAEIAANIQADYLYR, from the exons ATGGCAGCGCTGCGACTGCTGTACCAGGCTGCCCGTGCAG gtCCCCTGGCCCCACTGGGCTCCCTGCGCCCGCTCAGCACGAGCACCCCCAGGGACTGTTACA AGTACGTCAACATCCGGGAGCCAGCCATGGACATGCGATCCATCACCGACCGCGCCGCCCAGACCCTGCTCTGGACTGAGCTCGTCCGAG GCCTGGCCATGACCCTGAGCTACCTTTTCCGTGAGCCGGCCACCATCAATTACCCGTTTGAGAAGGGCCCGCTGAGCCCGCGGTTCCGCGGGGAGCACGCGCTGCGCCGGTACCCGTCCGGGGAGGAGCGCTGCATCGCCTGCAAGCTCTGCGAGGCCGTGTGCCCGGCACAG GCCATCACCATCGAGGCCGAGCCCCGCGCTGACGGCAGCCGCCGCACCACGCGCTACGACATCGACATGACCAAGTGCATCTACTGCGGCTTCTGCCAGGAGGCCTGTCCTGTGGATGCCATTGTGGAG GGCCCCAACTTCGAGTTCTCGACGGAGACGCACGAGGAGCTGCTCTACAACAAGGAGAAGCTGCTCAACAACGGTGACAAGTGGGAGGCCGAGATTGCAGCCAACATCCAGGCTGATTACCTGTACCGGTGA
- the LOC131558833 gene encoding aldehyde dehydrogenase family 3 member B1-like encodes METGTVFPQLPESEAKRAPEGDGGNGSVDGDALSRNPYAGLVSHLRASWLSGKTRPMEYRVAQLEALGHFLDDKKQQIMDATASDLGKAPFETELSEILMCKNELHETLSNLSRWMKDEKVDRILAVQLDSAFIRKDPYGVVLIIAPWNYPIHLFLVPLIGAIAAGNCAIIKPSEVSKKTERLVAEALPSYLDKDCFAVVTGGVQETTRLLENKFDYIFFTGSPPVGRIVMTAAAKHLTPVTLELGGKNPCYVSDTCDVTNVARRVAWGRFFNAGQTCIAPDYLLCTLEMQEKLLPALQKAINDFYGPNPRESPDFGRIVSDKQFQRVQRLLGSGRVAIGGQTDEAERYIAPTVLVDVQPSDPAMQEGIFGPILPIIIITSVDEAIDFINSRERPLAVYAFSSDDKVVNRVLERTSSGGFCGNDTMMHVTLPSLPFGGIGNSGLGTHHGKFSFDTFSHPRGCLKRGMGQEPLNAPRYPPYSQRKFGIIQAALKMARVSDCTLL; translated from the exons ATGGAGACTGGAACTGTCTTCCCGCAGCTTCCTGAGAGCGAGGCCAAGAGAGCCCCCGAGGGCGATGGTGGGAACGGGAGTGTGGATGGTGACGCCCTGAG caggaACCCCTATGCAGGGCTGGTGAGCCACCTGCGGGCATCCTGGCTCTCTGGGAAGACTCGGCCCATGGAATACCGTGTGGCCCAGCTGGAGGCTCTGGGACACTTCCTGGATGACAAGAAGCAGCAGATCATGGATGCCACTGCCTCTGACTTGGGCAAG GCACCCTTTGAAACAGAATTATCTGAGATCCTTATGTGCAAGAACGAGCTCCATGAGACCCTGAGTAACCTGTCCCGCTGGATGAAGGACGAGAAGGTGGACAGGATTCTG GCGGTGCAGCTGGACTCTGCCTTCATCCGCAAGGACCCCTACGGGGTGGTGCTCATCATAGCGCCCTGGAACTACCCCATCCACCTCTTCCTGGTGCCCCTCATCGGGGCCATCGCTGCTG GGAACTGTGCCATCATCAAACCCTCTGAGGTGTCCAAGAAGACAGAAAGACTCGTGGCAGAAGCGCTGCCCAGCTACCTGGACAAG GACTGCTTTGCTGTGGTGACTGGTGGTGTGCAGGAGACCACCAGGCTGCTGGAGAACAAGTTTGACTACATCTTCTTCACTG GCAGCCCCCCGGTGGGGCGGATCGTGATGACAGCCGCTGCCAAGCACCTGACACCGGTGACACTGGAGCTGGGGGGCAAGAACCCCTGCTACGTGTCTGACACCTGTGATGTGACCAACGTGGCGCGGCGTGTGGCCTGGGGCCGCTTCTTCAATGCGGGGCAGACCTGCATCGCACCTGACTACCTGCTCTGCACCTTGGAGATGCAGGagaagctgctcccagccctgcaaaagGCCATCAATGATTTCTATGGCCCCAACCCCCGGGAATCCCCGGATTTTGGCCGCATTGTGAGTGACAAGCAGTTCCAGCgggtgcagaggctgctgggcagcGGGCGCGTGGCCATCGGGGGACAGACAGACGAGGCCGAGCGCTACATCG ctcccactgtgcTGGTGGATGTgcagccctcagaccctgccaTGCAGGAGGGGATCTTTGGGCCCATCCTgcccatcatcatcatcaccagcGTGGATGAAGCCATTGACTTCATCAACAGCCGGGAGCGGCCCTTGGCTGTCTATGCCTTCTCCTCAGATGACAAG GTGGTGAACCGGGTCCTGGAGCGGACAAGCAGTGGTGGCTTCTGTGGCAATGACACTATGATGCATGTGAcactgccctcactgccctTTGGAGGCATTG GGAACAGTGGCCTGGGAACGCACCACGGCAAGTTCAGCTTTGACACCTTCTCCCACCCCCGTGGGTGCCTGAAGCGCGGGATGGGCCAGGAGCCCCTCAACGCCCCGCGCTACCCCCCCTACAGCCAGAGGAAATTCGGGATCATCCAGGCCGCTTTAAAGATGGCACGTGTGAGTGACTGCACCCTGCTCTGA
- the LOC131558954 gene encoding aldehyde dehydrogenase family 3 member B1-like: METGSSFQQLGKQQPLEPPKQQLLGYGKCSTTGSDPGKEPGKAAGCSGSSGIGKGPVPMVCSTPCGNPYAGLVSHLRASWLSGKTRPMEYRVAQLEALGRFLDDKKQEILEATELDMGKPSFEAFFSEILLCKNELNVTLNNLCSWMKDEHVDKNLVMQLDSAFIRKDPYGVVLIIAPWNYPIHLFLVPLIGAIAAGNCAIIKPSEISKNTERLVAETLSCYLDSDCFAVVTGGVPETTRLLENKFDYIFFTGSPPVGRIVMTAAAKHLTPVTLELGGKNPCYVSDTCDVTNVARRVAWGRFFNAGQTCIAPDYLLCTLEMQEKLMPALREAITEFFGPNPRESPDFGRIVSDKQFQRLRVLLGSGRVAIGGQTDEAERYIAPTVLADVLPSDPAMQEEVFGPILPIVVIANMDEAIDFINARPRPLALYAFSCDSKIVNQVLERTSSGGFCGNDTLMHVTLTSLPFGGVGNSGLGKYHGKFTFDTFSLHRGCLHRNMGLETLNTPRYPPYTQQKLGLLTTTFEVKRRGTCTLL, from the exons ATGGAGACTGGCAGCTCTTTCCAACAGCTTGGCAAGCAGCAGCCCCTTGAGCCccccaagcagcagctcctgggctaTGGCAAGTGCAGCACCACGGGCAGTGATCCTGGCAAAGAGcctgggaaagctgctgggTGCAGTGGAAGCAGCGGGATCGGGAAGGGGCCAGTGCCAATGGTCTGCAGCACTCCGTG TGGGAACCCCTATGCAGGGCTGGTGAGCCACCTGCGGGCATCCTGGCTCTCAGGGAAGACTCGGCCCATGGAATATCgtgtggcacagctggaggctcTGGGACGCTTCCTGGATGACAAGAAGCAGGAGATTCTGGAAGCCACTGAATTGGATATGGGCAAG CCATCCTTTGAAGCTTTCTTCAGCGAGATCCTCCTCTGCAAGAATGAGCTCAATGTCACCCTCAACAACCTGTGCAGCTGGATGAAGGATGAGCACGTGGACAAGAACCTG GTGATGCAGCTGGACTCTGCCTTCATCCGCAAGGACCCCTATGGGGTGGTGCTCATCATAGCGCCCTGGAACTACCCCATCCACCTCTTCCTGGTGCCCCTCATTGGGGCCATCGCTGCTG GGAACTGTGCCATCATCAAACCCTCGGAGATCTCCAAGAACACAGAGAGACTCGTTGCTGAAACGCTGAGCTGTTACCTGGACAGT GACTGCTTTGCTGTGGTGACTGGTGGCGTGCCAGAGACCACCAGGCTGCTGGAGAACAAGTTTGACTACATCTTCTTCACTG GCAGCCCCCCGGTGGGGCGGATCGTGATGACAGCCGCTGCCAAGCACCTGACACCGGTGACACTGGAGCTGGGGGGCAAGAACCCCTGCTACGTGTCTGACACCTGTGATGTGACCAACGTGGCGCGGCGTGTGGCCTGGGGCCGCTTCTTCAATGCGGGGCAGACCTGCATCGCACCTGACTACCTGCTCTGCACCTTGGAGATGCAGGAGAAGCTCATGCCCGCCCTGCGTGAGGCCATCACCGAGTTTTTCGGCCCCAACCCCCGGGAATCCCCGGATTTTGGCCGCATTGTGAGTGACAAGCAGTTCCAGCGCCTGCgggtgctgctgggcagtggGCGCGTGGCCATCGGGGGACAGACGGACGAGGCCGAGCGCTACATCG ctcccacgGTGCTGGCAGATGTGctgccctcagaccctgccaTGCAGGAGGAGGTCTTTGGGCCCATCCTGCCCATCGTTGTCATCGCCAACATGGATGAAGCCATTGACTTCATCAACGCACGGCCACGGCCATTGGCCCTCTACGCCTTCTCCTGCGACAGCAAG aTCGTGAACCAGGTCCTGGAGCGGACGAGCAGTGGAGGCTTCTGTGGCAACGACACCCTGATGCATGTGACACTGACCTCGCTGCCCTTCGGAGGCGTTG GGAACAGTGGCCTGGGAAAATACCATGGGAAGTTCACCTTTGACACCTTCTCCCTCCACCGTGGCTGCCTGCACCGGAACATGGGGCTGGAGACGCTCAACACCCCGCGCTACCCGCCCTACACCCAGCAGAAGTTGGGGCTCCTCACGACCACCTTCGAGGTGAAGCGCAGGGGCACCTGCACCCTGCTCTGA
- the UNC93B1 gene encoding protein unc-93 homolog B1, with amino-acid sequence MEKDINGCQDGAKTEPSTRLGTEGTETQLDDFVGPHPDYNEEEEEQKYFRRKRLGVIKNVVAASLAGTLTYSVYLGLLQMQLILHYDETYREVKYSNIRLEDIDRKVLMGINVTPVAALLYTPILIRFFGTKWAMFLAIGIYALFVSSNYWERYYTLVPSAVAIGMVIVPLWASMGTYIMRMAQKYYEYINYKEEQEKEKQRAPRDACNAYIIVFQTIFYSCFHLSFVCAQMPMVFFLNNYLYQLNHTLFAVRHCGTLSHGTLPGFNKTVLQSLPRSVNLIIVESALMAAAFLAMLVVLVLCGAAYRPMEEIDMRSIGWGNIFQLPFKHMRDYRLRHLFPLFIYSGFEVLFVCTGFSLNYGVCALGLERLAYLLMAYGFSASVCSSLALCMLRLRRHIPLLAGALIHTVLLVTLFCWAPEPRYLAQAPLLYSIAALWGTGSALNKTGISILLGMLYKKKERQDFIFTIYHWWQALAIFAVYLWSGLPMKAKLSIMLLTLVVAVGTYLWMERKVAWNMEVRLPRIPRPRHKTRGYRYLEDNSDETGSDGDGDKEDDDRHPTEATREDELPKEDGELLG; translated from the exons ATGGAGAAGGACATCAACGGCTGCCAGGATGGGGCCAAGACAGAGCCAAGCACCAGGCTGGGCACCgaggggacagagacacag CTGGACGATTTTGTGGGTCCTCACCCTGACTAcaatgaggaggaagaagagcagAAGTACTTTCGCCGCAAACGCCTCGGTGTCATCAAGAATGTGgtggctgccagcctggctggcacCCTCACTTACAGCGTCTACCTGG GTCTGCTGCAGATGCAGCTGATCCTTCACTATGACGAGACCTACCGGGAGGTGAAGTACAGCAATATCCGGTTGGAGGACATCGACCGCAAGGTGCTGATGGGCATCAACGTCACACCCGTGGCAGCGCTGCTCTACACACCCATCCTCATCAG GTTTTTTGGCACCAAGTGGGCCATGTTCCTGGCAATTGGCATCTACGCTCTCTTCGTCTCCAGCAACTACTGGGAGCGCTACTACACGCTGGTGCCCTCTGCAGTGGCCATTGGCATGGTGATCGTGCCCCTCTGGGCCTCCATGGGCACCTACATCATGCG GATGGCCCAGAAGTACTATGAGTACATTAACTacaaggaggagcaggagaaggagaagcagcGGGCACCACGGGACGCCTGCAATGCCTACATCATCGTCTTCCAGACCATCTTCTACTCCTGCTTCCAC TTGAGCTTCGTCTGCGCTCAGATGCCCATGGTCTTCTTCCTCAACAACTACCTCTACCAACTCAACCACACGCTCTTTGCAGTGAGGCACTGCG GGACCCTGAGCCACGGCACGCTGCCTGGTTTCAACAAGACGGTGCTGCAGAGCCTTCCCCGCAGCGTCAACCTCATCATCGTGGAGAGCGCCTTGATGGCCGCCGCCTTCCTCGCCATGCTGGTG gtgctggtgctgtgtggCGCGGCGTACCGGCCCATGGAGGAGATCGACATGCGCAGCATCGGCTGGGGCAACATCTTCCAGCTGCCCTTCAAGCACATGCGGGACTATCGCCTGCGGCACCTCTTCCCACTGTTCATCTACAGCGGCTTCGAGGTGCTCTTTGTCTGCACGGGATTTTCCCTG AACTACGGCGTGTGCGCCCTCGGGCTGGAGAGGCTGGCGTATCTGCTCATGGCCTACGGCTTCTCCGCCTCggtgtgctccagcctggccctgtgcaTGCTGCGCCTGCGCCGGCACATCCCACTGCTGGCTGGAGCCCTGATCCACACTGTGCTCCTGGTGACGCTCTTCTGCTGGGCGCCGGAGCCCCGGTACCTGGCGCAGGCACCGCTGCTCTACAGCATTGCCGCGCTCTGGGGCACCGGCAGCGCCCTCAACAAGACCGGAATCAGCA TCCTCCTAGGGATGTTGTACAAGAAAAAGGAGCGCCAAGACTTCATCTTCACCATCTACCACTGGTGGCAGGCCCTGGCTATCTTCGCCGTCTACCTGTGGTCGGGGCTGCCCATGAAG GCCAAGCTGTCCATCATGCTGCTGACGCTGGTGGTGGCGGTGGGGACATACCTGTGGATGGAGCGGAAGGTGGCATGGAACATGGAAGTGCGGCTGCCCCGCATCCCACGCCCACGCCACAAAACACGTGGATACCGCTATCTGGAGGACAACTCAGATGAGACTGGCTCTGACGGTGACGGGGACAAGGAGGATGATGACAGGCACCCAACTGAGGCCACCAGGGAGGACGAGCTGCCAAAAGAGGacggggagctgctgggataG
- the MAX gene encoding protein max isoform X1, with protein MHAGSCSPRHVEDASISPLKPQLPQPFASPGAIIAPPTSAHARCGLLLWRRGPARGFTRAGAMSDNDDIEVESDEEQPRFQSAADKRAHHNALERKRRDHIKDSFHSLRDSVPSLQGEKQQASRAQILDKATEYIQYMRRKNHTHQQDIDDLKRQNALLEQQVRALEKARASAQLQASYPADNSLYTNPKGSAISAFDGGSDSSSDSEPEEPQNRKKLRMEAS; from the exons ATGCACgccgggagttgtagtcccCGCCACGTGGAAGACGCCTCCATCTCCCCACTCAAACCACAACTCCCGCAACCGTTCGCGTCGCCCGGCGCCATCATTGCCCCCCCGACTTCCGCGCATGCGCGGTGCGGGCTGTTGTTGtggcggcgcggcccggcccgcggcTTCACCCGGGCGGGAGCGATGAGCGACAACGATGACATCGAGGTGGAGAGCGAC GAGGAGCAGCCGAGGTTTCAGTCCGCG GCCGACAAACGGGCTCATCACAATGCGCTGGAGCGCAAGCGCAGGGACCACATCAAGGACAGCTTCCACAGCCTGCGGGACTCCGTGCCCTCGCTCCAAGGAGAGAA GCAACAGGCATCCCGGGCCCAAATCCTGGACAAAGCCACAGAGTACATCCAGTACATGCGCCGGAAAAACCACACACACCAGCAGGACATCGACGACCTCAAGCGGCAGAATGcgctgctggagcagcaag TGCGTGCGCTGGAGAAGGCCCGAGCCAGCGCCCAGCTCCAGGCCAGCTATCCCGCAGACAACAGCCTCTACACCAACCCCAAGGGCAGTGCCATCTCCGCCTTCGACGGTGGCTCCGACTCCAGCTCCGACTCGGAGCCCGAGGAGCCGCAGAACAGGAAGAAGCTGCGCATGGAGGCCAGTTAG
- the MAX gene encoding protein max isoform X2, translating into MHAGSCSPRHVEDASISPLKPQLPQPFASPGAIIAPPTSAHARCGLLLWRRGPARGFTRAGAMSDNDDIEVESDEEQPRFQSAADKRAHHNALERKRRDHIKDSFHSLRDSVPSLQGEKASRAQILDKATEYIQYMRRKNHTHQQDIDDLKRQNALLEQQVRALEKARASAQLQASYPADNSLYTNPKGSAISAFDGGSDSSSDSEPEEPQNRKKLRMEAS; encoded by the exons ATGCACgccgggagttgtagtcccCGCCACGTGGAAGACGCCTCCATCTCCCCACTCAAACCACAACTCCCGCAACCGTTCGCGTCGCCCGGCGCCATCATTGCCCCCCCGACTTCCGCGCATGCGCGGTGCGGGCTGTTGTTGtggcggcgcggcccggcccgcggcTTCACCCGGGCGGGAGCGATGAGCGACAACGATGACATCGAGGTGGAGAGCGAC GAGGAGCAGCCGAGGTTTCAGTCCGCG GCCGACAAACGGGCTCATCACAATGCGCTGGAGCGCAAGCGCAGGGACCACATCAAGGACAGCTTCCACAGCCTGCGGGACTCCGTGCCCTCGCTCCAAGGAGAGAAG GCATCCCGGGCCCAAATCCTGGACAAAGCCACAGAGTACATCCAGTACATGCGCCGGAAAAACCACACACACCAGCAGGACATCGACGACCTCAAGCGGCAGAATGcgctgctggagcagcaag TGCGTGCGCTGGAGAAGGCCCGAGCCAGCGCCCAGCTCCAGGCCAGCTATCCCGCAGACAACAGCCTCTACACCAACCCCAAGGGCAGTGCCATCTCCGCCTTCGACGGTGGCTCCGACTCCAGCTCCGACTCGGAGCCCGAGGAGCCGCAGAACAGGAAGAAGCTGCGCATGGAGGCCAGTTAG
- the FNTB gene encoding protein farnesyltransferase subunit beta isoform X2, whose amino-acid sequence MTSKVEDIVQEVYDAYKTNHHSSQYVLQREKHFHYLKRGLRQLTEAYECLDASRPWLCYWILHSLELLDEPIPDSVASDVCQFLRRCQSPQGGFGGGPGQHPHLAPTYAAVNALCIIGTEEAFGVIDRKKLLEYLYSLKQPDGSFLMHVGGEVDVRSAYCAASVASLTNILTPALFAGTAEWIARCQNWEGGIGGVPGMEAHGGYTFCGVAALVILKQEHLLNLRSLLRWVTGRQMRFEGGFQGRCNKLVDGCYSFWQAGLLPLLHRALHARGDPALSMAHWMFDQLALQEYILLCCQCPAGGLLDKPGKSRDFYHTCYCLSGLAIAQHFGSGDLHNEVVLGIPENCLQATHPVYNIAPEKVARAVMHFLQYPVPSLDPAPAAQ is encoded by the exons ATGACG TCCAAGGTGGAGGACATCGTGCAGGAGGTCTATGATGCCTACAAGACAAACCATCACTCCTCACA GTACGTCCTGCAGCGGGAGAAGCACTTCCATTACCTGAAGAGAGGTCTCCGGCAGCTCACTGAAGCCTATGAG tgtctggatgcCAGCCGCCCCTGGCTCTGCTACTGGAtcctgcacagcctggagctgctggatgagCCCATTCCCGATTCGGTGGCCTCTGA TGTCTGCCAATTCCTGAGGCgctgccagagcccccagggtggatttggggggggtcccggccAGCACCCCCACCTCGCCCCCACCTACGCCGCCGTCAACGCGCTCTGCATCATCGGCACCGAGGAGGCCTTCGGCGTCATCGACAG gaagAAGCTCTTGGAATACCTGTACTCGCTGAAGCAGCCGGATGGCTCCTTCCTCATGCACGTGGGTGGAGAGGTGGATGTCAG GAGTGCCTACTGCGCCGCCTCAGTGGCCTCGCTGACCAACATCCTGACACCTGCACTCTTCGCTGGGACGGCCGAGTGGATTGCCAG GTGCCAGAACTGGGAGGGTGGGATCGGCGGCGTGCCGGGCATGGAGGCGCACGGCGGCTACACTTTCTGCGGTGTGGCCGCGCTGGTCATCCTCAAGCAGGAACATCTGCTGAACCTCCGGAGCCTGCTG CGCTGGGTGACCGGGCGGCAGATGCGCTTCGAGGGCGGATTCCAGGGCCGCTGCAACAAGCTGGTGGATGGGTGCTACTCCTTTTGGCAAGCCgggctcctgcccctgctccatcGGGCACTCCATGCCAGGG GCGATCCAGCGCTGAGCATGGCACACTGGATGTTCGaccagctggcactgcaggaatACATTCTcctgtgctgccagtgcccagctggTGGGCTGCTGGATAAGCCAGGAAA ATCCCGGGATTTCTACCACACCTGCTACTGCCTGAGTGGGTTGGCCATTGCACAGCACTTTGGAAGTGGAGATCTCCACAATGAGGTGGTCCTGGGTATCCCTGAGAATTGCCTG CAGGCCACGCACCCTGTCTACAACATTGCCCCGGAGAAGGTGGCGAGGGCGGTGATGCACTTCCTGCAGTATCCCGTGCCCAGCCTGGATCCGGCACCCGCTGCCCAGTAG
- the FNTB gene encoding protein farnesyltransferase subunit beta isoform X1, whose amino-acid sequence MAGAAPGIGGRRRLRDDGLQTCTSVEQSKVEDIVQEVYDAYKTNHHSSQYVLQREKHFHYLKRGLRQLTEAYECLDASRPWLCYWILHSLELLDEPIPDSVASDVCQFLRRCQSPQGGFGGGPGQHPHLAPTYAAVNALCIIGTEEAFGVIDRKKLLEYLYSLKQPDGSFLMHVGGEVDVRSAYCAASVASLTNILTPALFAGTAEWIARCQNWEGGIGGVPGMEAHGGYTFCGVAALVILKQEHLLNLRSLLRWVTGRQMRFEGGFQGRCNKLVDGCYSFWQAGLLPLLHRALHARGDPALSMAHWMFDQLALQEYILLCCQCPAGGLLDKPGKSRDFYHTCYCLSGLAIAQHFGSGDLHNEVVLGIPENCLQATHPVYNIAPEKVARAVMHFLQYPVPSLDPAPAAQ is encoded by the exons ATGGCGGGAGCGGCCCCCGGCatcggcgggcggcggcggctgcgggacGATGGGCTGCAGACCTGCACCTCCGTCGAGCAG TCCAAGGTGGAGGACATCGTGCAGGAGGTCTATGATGCCTACAAGACAAACCATCACTCCTCACA GTACGTCCTGCAGCGGGAGAAGCACTTCCATTACCTGAAGAGAGGTCTCCGGCAGCTCACTGAAGCCTATGAG tgtctggatgcCAGCCGCCCCTGGCTCTGCTACTGGAtcctgcacagcctggagctgctggatgagCCCATTCCCGATTCGGTGGCCTCTGA TGTCTGCCAATTCCTGAGGCgctgccagagcccccagggtggatttggggggggtcccggccAGCACCCCCACCTCGCCCCCACCTACGCCGCCGTCAACGCGCTCTGCATCATCGGCACCGAGGAGGCCTTCGGCGTCATCGACAG gaagAAGCTCTTGGAATACCTGTACTCGCTGAAGCAGCCGGATGGCTCCTTCCTCATGCACGTGGGTGGAGAGGTGGATGTCAG GAGTGCCTACTGCGCCGCCTCAGTGGCCTCGCTGACCAACATCCTGACACCTGCACTCTTCGCTGGGACGGCCGAGTGGATTGCCAG GTGCCAGAACTGGGAGGGTGGGATCGGCGGCGTGCCGGGCATGGAGGCGCACGGCGGCTACACTTTCTGCGGTGTGGCCGCGCTGGTCATCCTCAAGCAGGAACATCTGCTGAACCTCCGGAGCCTGCTG CGCTGGGTGACCGGGCGGCAGATGCGCTTCGAGGGCGGATTCCAGGGCCGCTGCAACAAGCTGGTGGATGGGTGCTACTCCTTTTGGCAAGCCgggctcctgcccctgctccatcGGGCACTCCATGCCAGGG GCGATCCAGCGCTGAGCATGGCACACTGGATGTTCGaccagctggcactgcaggaatACATTCTcctgtgctgccagtgcccagctggTGGGCTGCTGGATAAGCCAGGAAA ATCCCGGGATTTCTACCACACCTGCTACTGCCTGAGTGGGTTGGCCATTGCACAGCACTTTGGAAGTGGAGATCTCCACAATGAGGTGGTCCTGGGTATCCCTGAGAATTGCCTG CAGGCCACGCACCCTGTCTACAACATTGCCCCGGAGAAGGTGGCGAGGGCGGTGATGCACTTCCTGCAGTATCCCGTGCCCAGCCTGGATCCGGCACCCGCTGCCCAGTAG
- the RAB15 gene encoding ras-related protein Rab-15 produces the protein MAKQYDVLFRLLLLGDSGVGKTCLLCRFTDNQFHPAHISTIGVDFKMKTIEVDGIKVRIQIWDTAGQERYQTITKQYYRRAQGIFLVYDISSERSYQHIVKWASDVDEYAPEGVQKILIGNKADEEHKRQVPKEQGLQLAREYGMDFYETSACSNLNIKESFTRLTELVLQAHRKELDELRGLPRAPTLARLEEDEQQPLGSEDTPKTCWC, from the exons ATGGCCAAGCAGTACGACGTGCTGTTCCGGTTGCTGCTGCTCGGGGACTCGGGCGTGGGCAAAACCTGCCTGCTCTGCCGGTTCACCGACAACCAGTTCCACCCCGCCCACATCTCCACCATCG GTGTCGACTTCAAGATGAAGACCATCGAGGTGGATGGGATCAAGGTGCGGATACAGATCTG ggacacagccgGCCAGGAGCGGTACCAGACCATCACCAAGCAGTACTACCGGCGGGCTCAG GGCATTTTCCTGGTGTACGACATCAGCAGCGAGCGCTCCTACCAGCACATCGTGAAGTGGGCCAGCGACGTGGATGAG TATGCACCCGAGGGCGTCCAGAAAATCCTTATCGGGAACAAGGCGGACGAGGAGCACAAGAGGCAAGTGCCCAAAGAGCAAGGGCTGCAG ctggccaGGGAATACGGGATGGATTTCTACGAGACCAGTGCCTGCAGCAACCTcaacatcaaggag TCCTTCACACGGCTGAcggagctggtgctgcaggcgCACCGCAAGGAGCTGGACGAGCTGcgggggctgccccgtgcccccaCCCTGGCCCGGCTGGAGGAGGAcgagcagcagcccctggggagcGAGGACACCCCCAAAACCTGCTGGTGTTGA